One Scophthalmus maximus strain ysfricsl-2021 chromosome 1, ASM2237912v1, whole genome shotgun sequence genomic region harbors:
- the LOC118301948 gene encoding TSC22 domain family protein 1-like isoform X2 has translation MLMSALSQSRGLSLRLPAPIIRGGSRLCAEPLLVSFTLCVPRASRAATAAVAPDSGPSILPLNNAPFFLLLYRHTRTLRRRRVARGGFDGRGSMNSQCYTVAMDLGVCQLRNFSISFLSSVLGKESASVRLDNSSSGASVVAIDNKIEQAMDLVKSHLMYAVREEVEVLKEQIKELNERNTQLEQENNLLKTLASPEQMAQFQALVQTGDSPTGTSQPLVPVPTGSTQPPPSTQNSGPSA, from the exons ATGCTTATGAGCGCTCTCAGCCAATCACGCGGCCTCTCGCTCCGCCTCCCTGCGCCCATCATCCGGGGAGGGAGCCGCCTGTGCGCGGAGCCGCtgctcgtctccttcactcttTGTGTGCCCCGTGCCTCCCGAGCTGCCACCGCCGCGGTCGCCCCGGACAGCGGACCGAGCATCCTCCCCCTCAACAATGCGCcattttttctacttttgtaCCGCCACACTCGCACTCTGCGCCGCCGACGAGTCGCCCGCGGGGGTTTTGATGGACGGGGTAGCATGAACTCCCAGTGTTACACGGTGGCGATGGACCTTGGCGTTTGTCAACTGAGGAATTTCTCGATCTCGTTCCTGTCTTCGGTGCTCGGCAAGGAGAGCGCATCGGTCCGGCTCGACAATAG ctCTTCGGGTGCAAGTGTTGTGGCCATCGACAACAAGATTGAACAGGCGATG GACCTGGTGAAGAGCCACCTGATGTACGCCGTGcgcgaggaggtggaggtgctgaAGGAGCAGATCAAGGAGCTGAATGAGCGCAACAcacagctggagcaggagaacaACCTGCTCAAGACCCTGGCCAGCCCCGAGCAGATGGCCCAGTTCCAGGCACTGGTCCAAACCGGCGACTCCCCGACCGGCACCTCCCAGCCTCTGGTCCCGGTGCCCACCGGCTCgacgcagccccccccctccacacagaACTCGGGCCCGTCTGCGTAA